GAGAGAACCTGCGAGAAACAATTAATCCAAGAGAAGCAGGTAAAAGAAAAAAGGTGAAGGCAGGGAGAATCATCACCTTAAACTCCTTAACCCATGAAGCAATGTGATCAGGCTCAACATTTGGTTTGAGATATTTCTCTCCATCATTTGTCTGTACGATGATTAGAGGTATCTGATCCTCTTTGAGTCCAAAGTACTGCTCAACAAAGCCAAATATATCATCATGTTAAcatcaataaaaaaaagaaataattcaaacacaaataataagaaaCCTAACCTGGAAGGCACCTTGACTGGCCTCAACATCACCAATTAAGAAACTAATATCATTGCCTTTGTACTGCTCAGCAACTTCATGATACTTGGATTTGAAACTATCAAATAGGTCATTGTTGAAGTTTACGAACAACATAGCCTGCCAGTAAAATACTATTTAATTAGAAACTCCTCCCAAATGTAATAGGGCAATTGGGGGTTGGGAGTTAAGGTCTCCAGCTCTAAGCAGTCCAGCATGAAGAGATAATTAAGGTTACACTTCAATAAAGAGAGAATATTTGGACGCATGAAGTGCATATCCAAGTACAGCAATCTTATCAAGATGATAGCACAACCGGCAGAAGATATGCTATGTCAAAAGTAGACCAATTCTTAACTCCAGCTCTAGAAAGTACAAGCTAGTAGGATATTAAACAAGCATCAGCTATGAGAAACAAATTTATTGGCTAGAAACACTGAAAACCTCAATCTTTTCTGTACGTCCTGGAGGAACAAGGATACTTTCAGGAAAAACAGATGAATCTTGCACCAGTCTTTACACATCTATCTTTGCTTGTGGTGCTTTATCATTATACATGAAGAGTTCATGCTAATTGTAGAAGCAAAAGAACATCTAACGAGTGCAATGAAAGACCATAAATAAGAAGTGGAGAAAATAACTTAAAAGAACCTaccaaaaaaaaactcaaaagatAAAATCTTGATCcatatatttctatatatcaAACAATGTCCATCCAAAATGGAAAACAAGAGACACCAAGAATAAGAGAATTAGTAGCATCCATTGTGTGATTCATCTGTATAGTGTTATATCACTTCTTATATATTTGAACTAAAGAGATCTATCGACAAAAAGTATTGGAAAGAAGATGCAGATTTAGACAGCAAGAAGACTATCAGAATCTCAACAGGCAACATAAATCTGGTAGACTAAGTAAATGCTGCACCTTGGCATTTGGACTGTTGAAGAACTTAATGACAAATGGATGGTTGTTGGGGTCCTTGTTATATACAGTCACAGTAGGAATAGTAACTTCTTCAACTAGCTTTGCCAAGGCCTCCACATCGAACTCCTACAAGTACATATGATCAATTGTTGAAACTTTGTCTAGTACATCAGAATATGTAGAAGAATTTTACACCAATCCAATACCTGAAAATCTACAAAAAGTTCATCAAAGGGCTTTAATAACCTAACAACAGGGCCAGAAACTGATGAATCCCCACGAGGAAGAAGTTTAGCATCCGAAGTATGACCAAAATCATAGTCAGCACGTAATCTCTCAGCCAGAGCTgtaaaattctcaaatttctCGCCGGAGAACTCGGGAAAGACCCCAACCTATAAGAATTAAAAACCACACTCATCAACTCCAATTCTGCAGATTTCTCAAGGGTTAAAACAATATGTGAAAAACATACGCAAATCAGTGTGAGAAAGAGTGGTTGTTTGTGTATCAGGTCACCCTGGTGTGAGCATATGTTTTTGTGAATGTGTGTGTACATATATAATGAGAGACATACAGAGAGGAGGGGGCACTTACGATAATGATCTTATTGACATCTATAAAATCTTCTGCATCCTTAGAAGATTTAATTTCAGCAGAAGCAGGGCCACTTTGTTTCTTCACGTAAGAAACAATACCATCCGCCTCACGTGGTCCTTTGTAATCTTGAACAAAGCTACCTCCATACCTCAAGATCTTAAGTGTGGGGAAACCTTTTATATCGAACTCACTGGCAAGAATCTTGTTCTGCTCCTCATTGGCATCAACTTTGGCCAGAACAACTGGTG
This Solanum dulcamara chromosome 8, daSolDulc1.2, whole genome shotgun sequence DNA region includes the following protein-coding sequences:
- the LOC129901261 gene encoding protein disulfide-isomerase-like, yielding MAIRAWISLFLCVFALLGSESYASENEEAQSKEFVVTLDHSNFSDFVGRHKFIVVEFYAPWCGHCKKLVPEYEKAAQILSQNDPPVVLAKVDANEEQNKILASEFDIKGFPTLKILRYGGSFVQDYKGPREADGIVSYVKKQSGPASAEIKSSKDAEDFIDVNKIIIVGVFPEFSGEKFENFTALAERLRADYDFGHTSDAKLLPRGDSSVSGPVVRLLKPFDELFVDFQEFDVEALAKLVEEVTIPTVTVYNKDPNNHPFVIKFFNSPNAKAMLFVNFNNDLFDSFKSKYHEVAEQYKGNDISFLIGDVEASQGAFQYFGLKEDQIPLIIVQTNDGEKYLKPNVEPDHIASWVKEFKDGKVKPFKKSEPIPEVNSEPVKVVVADSFQDMVFNSGKNVLIEFYAPWCGHCKQLAPILDEVAVSFENDADVMIAKIDATANDIPQGTFEVQGYPTLYFKSASGKLLLHQGGRTKEDIIDFIQKNRDKAVEQGPGKDEL